A genomic region of Synechococcus sp. NOUM97013 contains the following coding sequences:
- the psb28 gene encoding photosystem II reaction center protein Psb28 codes for MAEGDKAAIQFFRGTDEPVVPDIRMTRSRDGRTGQATFVFEQPEALAPETMGNIAGMWMVDEEGEMVTREVNGRFVNGKPFALEATYTWKSEADFERFMRFAQRYADANGMGYSQNNGENAASEESSEG; via the coding sequence ATGGCAGAAGGCGACAAGGCGGCGATTCAGTTCTTCCGCGGAACCGACGAGCCCGTGGTTCCCGATATCCGCATGACCCGCAGTCGGGACGGTCGCACCGGACAGGCGACATTCGTGTTTGAGCAGCCTGAAGCTCTCGCACCGGAAACCATGGGAAATATCGCCGGAATGTGGATGGTCGATGAGGAGGGTGAGATGGTCACCCGCGAGGTGAATGGACGCTTCGTTAACGGCAAGCCCTTCGCCCTCGAAGCCACCTACACCTGGAAGAGCGAAGCGGATTTCGAGCGCTTCATGCGTTTCGCTCAAAGGTATGCAGATGCGAACGGAATGGGTTATTCCCAAAACAACGGCGAGAATGCGGCGAGCGAAGAAAGCTCTGAAGGTTGA